One Thalassotalea hakodatensis DNA segment encodes these proteins:
- a CDS encoding ABC transporter permease, whose translation MKPNKSKQVWLVTCWEFMHFFKWKQELISKLIMIAIAAIVYFWQVVKHDDITIYQIALTSQNVVLQNAGQFNFEYVDNTSLSAFELLQQEESKYDAVIAMGSNKPSEQQQLILTVNDKQSWHSSLNTEVLNQYRQSIAQQLNLQPNQLALLQTPVAITQQYADQAIKSEDDVSDTIAIVMIVLMAVGIFTSFGQLFASITGEKQQRVTEQLYSCISAQSWIDGKILGQLLHAIKAMVTAGITGLLGYAFMSVVINDQSIDLTMIDWSFIPWLFIFSLLGIYISTAFIAAVAAAIDDPNHSAKTSMMLLPLVPVALVFMTMDDASGWAMSILSFLPLTSFVAMPVKMSLIDVPLWHTLLSLLLGIALAAWLRSGAARMFKMGMTMYGKEPSVGMMFKWMIKEPK comes from the coding sequence ATGAAGCCTAACAAATCAAAACAAGTATGGCTCGTTACCTGTTGGGAGTTTATGCACTTTTTCAAATGGAAACAGGAACTTATTTCAAAGCTGATCATGATTGCAATTGCAGCAATCGTGTACTTTTGGCAAGTGGTTAAACATGATGACATTACGATTTATCAAATAGCCCTGACAAGTCAAAACGTTGTCTTACAAAATGCCGGACAATTTAATTTTGAATATGTTGATAATACATCGCTTTCAGCCTTTGAATTGTTACAGCAAGAAGAGAGTAAATATGACGCTGTTATCGCGATGGGTTCTAATAAGCCAAGTGAACAGCAGCAGCTCATTTTAACGGTAAATGATAAGCAAAGCTGGCATAGCAGCTTGAATACGGAAGTATTAAATCAGTACCGACAATCTATTGCTCAACAGTTAAACTTGCAACCTAATCAGCTAGCACTGCTTCAAACACCTGTTGCTATAACGCAACAGTACGCTGATCAAGCAATTAAATCTGAAGACGACGTTAGCGATACGATTGCAATCGTGATGATAGTGCTCATGGCTGTCGGTATATTTACCTCTTTCGGACAACTCTTTGCAAGTATTACAGGAGAAAAACAACAGCGTGTAACAGAGCAACTCTATTCGTGTATTAGCGCACAAAGCTGGATAGATGGTAAAATTCTAGGCCAACTACTCCATGCGATTAAAGCGATGGTCACCGCGGGTATTACCGGTTTGCTTGGATATGCTTTTATGTCAGTTGTGATAAACGATCAAAGTATTGACCTTACAATGATTGATTGGTCGTTTATCCCCTGGTTGTTTATCTTCTCACTTTTAGGTATTTACATCAGTACTGCATTTATCGCGGCTGTCGCTGCTGCTATTGATGACCCGAATCATAGTGCTAAAACGAGTATGATGTTATTACCACTGGTACCTGTCGCTTTAGTTTTTATGACCATGGATGATGCGTCTGGTTGGGCGATGAGTATACTAAGCTTTTTACCACTAACTTCGTTTGTAGCTATGCCAGTTAAAATGTCGCTCATTGATGTGCCGCTATGGCATACACTTTTATCGCTGCTATTAGGTATTGCTTTAGCCGCGTGGTTAAGATCAGGTGCGGCAAGAATGTTTAAAATGGGTATGACTATGTACGGCAAAGAACCAAGCGTAGGTATGATGTTTAAATGGATGATTAAAGAGCCTAAATAA